From a region of the Stenotrophomonas sp. BIO128-Bstrain genome:
- a CDS encoding transposase, translating into MTNKTPRKRGFVLCDIGRADHWSAAPLVGCSVGRLLRWPAAPSAGCSVGRLHHRSAAPSAGYTIGRLYPPIPHTPTAHRLMGAPRTDGHPDGMPSPRLHHGRHSRIDTVYALTTITHARVPHFHQPDLARHVMQVLHAMEDEHRVCNLAWVVMPDHVHWLMQLRQGSLGACLQRFKSRSSLLINRQSARNGPVWQAGYYDHALRKDEDLRRQATYILANPVRAGLAEVIGAYPFSWCRWPTEDHPPG; encoded by the coding sequence ATGACGAACAAAACCCCGCGCAAGCGGGGTTTTGTTTTGTGCGACATCGGTAGAGCCGACCATTGGTCGGCTGCTCCGTTGGTCGGCTGCTCCGTTGGTCGGCTGCTCCGTTGGCCGGCTGCTCCATCGGCCGGCTGCTCCGTCGGCCGGCTACACCATCGGTCGGCTGCTCCGTCGGCCGGCTACACCATCGGTCGGCTGTACCCGCCCATCCCCCACACTCCAACGGCACATCGCCTGATGGGCGCCCCGCGCACCGATGGGCATCCTGACGGCATGCCCAGCCCACGCCTTCATCACGGCCGCCACTCCCGCATCGACACCGTGTACGCGCTGACGACCATCACGCATGCGCGTGTACCCCATTTCCACCAGCCCGACCTGGCCAGGCATGTCATGCAGGTGCTGCATGCCATGGAAGACGAGCATCGGGTCTGCAACCTTGCGTGGGTGGTCATGCCAGACCACGTGCATTGGCTGATGCAGCTCCGGCAGGGCTCCCTGGGCGCATGCCTGCAGCGCTTCAAATCGCGCAGCAGCCTGCTCATCAATCGCCAATCCGCCCGCAACGGCCCTGTCTGGCAAGCCGGTTATTACGACCACGCACTACGCAAGGACGAAGACCTGCGACGCCAAGCCACCTACATCCTCGCCAACCCGGTCCGTGCCGGCCTGGCGGAGGTGATCGGTGCGTATCCCTTCTCGTGGTGCAGATGGCCCACCGAAGACCATCCGCCCGGGTAG
- the ppsA gene encoding phosphoenolpyruvate synthase, translating to MNENILWLHELRLADLARVGGKNSSLGEMIGNLAGLGVSVPGGYATTSEAFKDFIAHNDLSKRIFDKLATLDVEDVGALTLAGKEIRGWVIDAPLHPELDQDIRSAYAKLCSENGGGDVAVAVRSSATAEDLPDASFAGQQETFLNVTGADDVVHKVKEVFASLYNDRAIAYRVHHGFKHEDVFLSAGVQLMVRSGVGSSGVLFTLDTESGFRDVVFVTSSFGLGEMVVQGAVNPDEFYVYKPTLSAGKPAILRRSLGSKAIRMVYSDVPGERVRIEDTPAELRSTFSISDEDVQELSKQALVIEKHYGRPMDIEWAKDGVSGKLFIVQARPETVKSRGHATQIERFALNQKDGKVLAEGRAVGAKIGAGTARVVRTLDDMARVQPGDVLIADMTDPDWEPVMKRASAIVTNRGGRTCHAAIIARELGVPAVVGSGNATQVIQDGQEVTVSCAEGDTGFIYEGKLEFERTTTDLGNMPPAPLKIMMNVANPERAFDFGQLPNAGIGLARLEMIIASHIGIHPNALLEYDRQDAATKKKIDEKIAGYADPVSFYVGRLAEGIATLTASVAPNPVIVRLSDFKSNEYANLIGGSNYEPHEENPMIGFRGASRYVDPSFSAAFALECKAVLRVRNEMGLDNLWVMIPFVRTLEEGRKVVEVLEQNGLKQGENGLKIIMMCEVPSNALLADEFLEIFDGFSIGSNDLTQLTLGLDRDSSIVAHLFDERNPAVKKLLSMAIKSARAKGKYVGICGQGPSDHPDLAEWLMQEGIESVSLNPDTVVDTWLRLAKLKAKG from the coding sequence TTGAACGAGAACATCCTGTGGTTGCACGAACTGCGCCTGGCCGACCTGGCCCGCGTAGGCGGCAAGAATTCGTCGCTTGGCGAAATGATCGGCAACCTGGCCGGTCTGGGGGTGTCTGTCCCCGGCGGTTATGCAACCACCTCTGAAGCCTTCAAGGACTTCATCGCCCATAACGATCTGTCCAAGCGCATCTTCGACAAGCTGGCCACGCTGGACGTGGAAGATGTCGGTGCCCTGACCCTGGCCGGCAAGGAAATCCGCGGCTGGGTGATCGATGCCCCGCTCCACCCGGAACTGGACCAGGACATCCGCAGCGCCTACGCCAAGCTGTGCAGTGAAAACGGCGGCGGCGATGTCGCCGTCGCGGTGCGCTCCTCGGCCACCGCCGAAGATCTGCCCGATGCGTCCTTCGCCGGCCAGCAGGAGACCTTCCTCAACGTGACCGGCGCCGACGATGTCGTGCACAAGGTCAAGGAAGTGTTCGCCTCGCTGTACAACGACCGCGCGATCGCCTACCGCGTCCACCACGGCTTCAAGCACGAGGATGTGTTCCTGTCCGCCGGCGTGCAGCTGATGGTGCGCTCGGGCGTGGGTTCCTCCGGCGTGCTGTTCACCCTGGACACCGAGTCCGGCTTCCGCGACGTGGTGTTCGTCACCTCTTCGTTCGGCCTCGGCGAAATGGTCGTGCAGGGCGCGGTCAACCCCGACGAGTTCTACGTCTACAAGCCCACCCTGAGCGCCGGCAAGCCGGCGATCCTGCGCCGCTCGCTCGGCAGCAAGGCGATCCGCATGGTGTATTCGGACGTCCCCGGTGAGCGCGTGCGCATCGAAGACACCCCGGCCGAACTGCGCAGCACGTTCTCCATCAGCGACGAGGACGTGCAGGAACTGTCCAAGCAGGCGCTGGTCATCGAAAAGCATTACGGCCGCCCGATGGATATCGAGTGGGCCAAGGACGGTGTCAGCGGCAAGCTGTTCATCGTGCAGGCGCGCCCGGAGACGGTGAAGTCGCGTGGCCATGCCACCCAGATCGAACGCTTCGCGCTGAACCAGAAGGACGGCAAGGTGCTGGCCGAAGGCCGCGCCGTGGGTGCCAAGATCGGTGCCGGTACCGCCCGCGTGGTGCGCACCCTGGACGACATGGCGCGCGTGCAGCCGGGCGACGTGCTGATCGCCGACATGACCGATCCCGATTGGGAGCCGGTGATGAAGCGCGCCTCGGCCATCGTGACCAACCGTGGTGGCCGTACCTGCCACGCGGCGATCATCGCCCGTGAGCTGGGCGTGCCGGCCGTGGTCGGCTCGGGCAACGCCACCCAGGTGATCCAGGACGGCCAGGAAGTGACCGTCAGCTGCGCCGAGGGCGACACCGGCTTCATCTATGAGGGCAAGCTCGAGTTCGAGCGCACCACCACGGACCTGGGCAACATGCCGCCGGCGCCGCTGAAGATCATGATGAACGTGGCCAACCCGGAACGCGCCTTCGACTTCGGCCAGCTGCCGAACGCCGGCATCGGCCTGGCGCGTCTGGAAATGATCATCGCCAGCCACATCGGCATCCACCCCAACGCCCTGCTGGAGTACGACCGTCAGGACGCGGCGACCAAGAAGAAGATCGACGAGAAGATCGCCGGTTACGCGGATCCGGTCAGCTTCTACGTCGGCCGCCTGGCCGAAGGCATCGCCACCCTGACCGCTTCGGTGGCCCCGAACCCGGTGATCGTGCGCCTGTCGGACTTCAAGTCCAACGAGTACGCCAACCTGATCGGCGGCAGCAACTACGAGCCGCACGAAGAGAACCCGATGATCGGCTTCCGCGGCGCCAGCCGTTACGTCGATCCGAGCTTCTCGGCCGCCTTCGCACTGGAGTGCAAGGCCGTGCTGCGCGTGCGCAACGAGATGGGCCTGGACAACCTGTGGGTCATGATCCCGTTCGTGCGCACCCTGGAAGAAGGCCGCAAGGTCGTCGAGGTGCTGGAACAGAACGGCCTCAAGCAGGGCGAGAACGGCCTGAAGATCATCATGATGTGCGAAGTGCCGTCCAACGCACTGCTCGCCGATGAGTTCCTGGAAATCTTCGACGGCTTCTCGATCGGTTCCAACGACCTCACCCAGCTCACCCTGGGCCTGGATCGCGACTCCTCGATCGTGGCGCACCTGTTCGACGAGCGGAACCCGGCGGTGAAGAAGCTGCTGTCGATGGCGATCAAGTCGGCACGTGCCAAGGGCAAGTACGTCGGCATCTGCGGCCAGGGCCCGTCCGATCATCCGGACCTGGCCGAATGGCTGATGCAGGAAGGCATCGAGTCGGTGTCGCTGAACCCGGACACCGTGGTCGACACCTGGCTGCGCCTGGCCAAGCTCAAGGCCAAGGGCTGA